The genomic DNA AAACGATAATCTCCAGATACAACATTATTTGTTACCTTCAATAAAATTCTTTGCTGTTTTTACCATCGTTTCTTGCAATGTAACAGGTGGCGTCCACTGAAGTTGCTCTCTTGATTTCTTTGAATCTACTTCCAGATCGCCAAAGAGTTGATCATAGATATTTTTTTTACCTAATACTGAAAGCAATACTTTCAATATACTCTTGGGAAAATAAACCATCCGCCCTTTCATCCCCATCCCGGTTGAGAATGCTTTTATCATTTCTCCGGTCGAAGGATGTTCCTGGTCGGCTAATAGATAGAGCTGATTCTTTGCTTTTTCATTCGTAACACATTCGCTGACAAAGCTGACTACGTTGTCTAAAGAAACCAGAGCACGTTTGTTTTTTACTGATTTAAATGGTAATGGAAGATTTCGAGATACTAGTTTTAATAAGCGTTGAATATTGCCAGGAGCATTTGGACCACAGATCAATGCCGGGCGGACGATGGTTATAGCCATTGCACTCCCTGAAAATTTCTTGAGAAGACTTTCCTCGGCTTCGAGCTTAGATATAGCATAATCGGACGTGGGCTTGGCCGGTGTCAATTCACTGAAAGGCATCCCTGAAGTGGAATTGCCATTAACACCTATTGAACTGATGAAGATGAAATGTTTTATGCCACAGTTTGCAGCGTCATTCGCTAATTTCATTGTCGCATCATGGTTTACACGACGAAATTCGGTCAGCGCATCTTTGGCGTCATCATTAAGGATATGTGCTCTGCCAGCTGTATGAATGACGGTATCACAACCTTGTAAAATTGTGCTCCAATCAGTTTGCGCAGAGATATCTCCAAGGTTGTACATACCCTGCTCGATATTCTCTTCTCGACGCGTAGTAGATATTACCTGATGACCTGCTGCTCTCAACGTATTGACTAAAGTAGCACCGAGAAAACCAGTCCCCCCTGTCACTAAAACTTTCATTATCATCCCCTATCAGCTAATTAACTTTTTGCAATAAACGAAATGAACAGCCCTTAACGATTCTGATAATTGAGTGTAATCCAGGATTTATAATTACCGCTTTTAACGTTATCCACCCATTCTTTATTTGCCAAATACCATTCAACAGTTTTACGGATCCCACTTTCGAAGGTCTCCACTGGCTTCCAGCCCAGCTCAATTCCAATTTTCTCAGCGTCAATGGCGTAGCGACGGTCATGGCCCGGACGGTCAGCAACATACGTAATCTGATCGCGATAAGAGCCCTCTTTTGGCATAATCTCATCCAGCAGATCGCAAATAGTATGTACGACCTCCAGGTTCTGCTTCTCGTTATGGCCACCAATATTATAGGTCTCTCCCGGTTTCCCCTGGGTGACAACGGTGTAGAGTGCACGCGCATGATCTTCTACATACAGCCAGTCACGAATCTGATCGCCCTTGCCGTAAATAGGCAGTGCTTTACCGTCCAGCGCATTCAGGATAACCAGCGGGATCAGCTTTTCCGGGAAGTGGTATGGGCCGTAGTTGTTTGAACAGTTGGTGACAATGGTCGGGAAACCGTAGGTACGCAGCCAGGCGCGAACCAGATGGTCGCTGGAGGCTTTCGACGCTGAATATGGGCTGCTAGGTGCATACGCGGTAGTTTCCGTAAAGAGTGGCAGCTCAATTGATGCCGGATGCTCATCAGGATGCGGTAAATCACCATACACTTCGTCGGTAGAGATGTGATGGAAACGAAACGTGTTCTTCGCCTGCTCATCCAACATTGACCAGTACGCGCGAGCGGCTTCCAGCAGCACATAAGTGCCGACGATATTCGTTTCAATAAACGCGGCCGGGCCGGTAATTGAACGATCGACGTGACTTTCAGCAGCCAGATGCATTACCGCATCAGGTTTATGCTTTGCGAAGATACGTTCCAAGGCGTCTTTGTCGCAAATGTCCGCATGTTCAAAAGCATATCGTTCGCTGTCACTGACTTCACTAAGCGACTCAAGGTTGCCGGCATAAGTCAGTTTATCCACATTGACGACGACGTCCTGGGTATTCTTAATAATATGTCGTACAACCGCTGAGCCGATAAAGCCGGCTCCACCCGTCACAAGAATTTTCACGTTATCTATTCCGCCTGTTGGAAATGTCTGGATACTGGCGCTCTGAAATCCGATCGTTTATTAACGCTTTCAGAAATTAAGCACGCTACCGCCCCTGGCTTGACAGCTACCAGTGCACTGAGCGATTTTTGATTAAATGATTTTTCTTGTCTGGATACAGACAAAAAACTGGCGTTAATTGTCGTCCTAAATGGCATCAGAAACAAGCACAAATCGTTACAAATTCGTCGAGATTTAAATCAGATAACTCTCTGTTATCACTGAAATTAATAACAAAAAGCGGTAGCCCGCATTCTGGTTATGTTACAACACCAAAATACCGACTACCGCTTATATAAAGTGAGAAGATGTGGTTCAGTCGTTAGCCAGCAACTTCTCAATCCGGCTTCTGAACTTCTGACCTTCCTTCAGGTTACGCAGGCCATACTTCACAAATGCCTGCATATAGCCCAGTTTCTTACCGCAGTCGTAGCTGTCACCGGTCATCAGCATCGCGTCAACAGACTGCTTCTTAGCCAGTTCAGCAATCGCATCGGTCAACTGGATACGGTCCCAGGCACCCGGCTCGGTTTTTTCCAGCTCGGCCCAGATATCCGCGTTGAGAACATAACGGCCAACGGCCATCAGGTCAGAATCCAGCGTCTGCGGCTGATCCGGTTTCTCGATAAACTCAACGATACGGCTCACCTGCCCTTCCGTCTCCAGCGGTTCTTTAGTCTGGATAACAGAGTACTCGGAGAGATCGCCTTTCATGCGCTTAGCAAGCACCTGGCTGCGGCCCGTTTCGTTGAAGCGCGCCACCATTGCCGCCAGGTTGTAACGCAGCGGATCGGCAGATGCGCTGTCGATAATGATATCCGGCAGAACAACGATGAACGGGTTGTCACCCACGACCGGGCGTGCGCAAAGAATGGAGTGGCCCAGACCCAGCGGCTGTGCCTGACGCACGTTCATGATGGTTACGCCAGGAGGGCAGATAGACTGCACTTCAGCCAGCAGCTGGCGTTTTACGCGCTGCTCAAGCAACGCTTCGAGTTCGTAAGAGGTGTCGAAGTGGTTTTCTACCGCATTCTTGGAGGAGTGCGTAACCAGGACGATTTCTTTGATCCCTGCAGCAACAATTTCATCGACAATGTATTGAATCATCGGTTTGTCGACAATCGGCAGCATCTCTTTAGGAATGGCTTTTGTGGCTGGCAACATATGCATGCCCAGGCCTGCTACCGGAATGACTGCTTTCAAATTAATCATTATTTCTTCCACCTTAAAATGGTTGACGAATTATAGCTCTTTAACCTGTTTTCGCCAGCATGATTTGCCGTGATTCTTATATGATGTTAGGGGACCACATCACAAAAAACAGTAGT from Enterobacter ludwigii includes the following:
- a CDS encoding NAD-dependent epimerase/dehydratase family protein, whose product is MKVLVTGGTGFLGATLVNTLRAAGHQVISTTRREENIEQGMYNLGDISAQTDWSTILQGCDTVIHTAGRAHILNDDAKDALTEFRRVNHDATMKLANDAANCGIKHFIFISSIGVNGNSTSGMPFSELTPAKPTSDYAISKLEAEESLLKKFSGSAMAITIVRPALICGPNAPGNIQRLLKLVSRNLPLPFKSVKNKRALVSLDNVVSFVSECVTNEKAKNQLYLLADQEHPSTGEMIKAFSTGMGMKGRMVYFPKSILKVLLSVLGKKNIYDQLFGDLEVDSKKSREQLQWTPPVTLQETMVKTAKNFIEGNK
- the galF gene encoding GalU regulator GalF, which encodes MINLKAVIPVAGLGMHMLPATKAIPKEMLPIVDKPMIQYIVDEIVAAGIKEIVLVTHSSKNAVENHFDTSYELEALLEQRVKRQLLAEVQSICPPGVTIMNVRQAQPLGLGHSILCARPVVGDNPFIVVLPDIIIDSASADPLRYNLAAMVARFNETGRSQVLAKRMKGDLSEYSVIQTKEPLETEGQVSRIVEFIEKPDQPQTLDSDLMAVGRYVLNADIWAELEKTEPGAWDRIQLTDAIAELAKKQSVDAMLMTGDSYDCGKKLGYMQAFVKYGLRNLKEGQKFRSRIEKLLAND
- the rfbB gene encoding dTDP-glucose 4,6-dehydratase; the encoded protein is MKILVTGGAGFIGSAVVRHIIKNTQDVVVNVDKLTYAGNLESLSEVSDSERYAFEHADICDKDALERIFAKHKPDAVMHLAAESHVDRSITGPAAFIETNIVGTYVLLEAARAYWSMLDEQAKNTFRFHHISTDEVYGDLPHPDEHPASIELPLFTETTAYAPSSPYSASKASSDHLVRAWLRTYGFPTIVTNCSNNYGPYHFPEKLIPLVILNALDGKALPIYGKGDQIRDWLYVEDHARALYTVVTQGKPGETYNIGGHNEKQNLEVVHTICDLLDEIMPKEGSYRDQITYVADRPGHDRRYAIDAEKIGIELGWKPVETFESGIRKTVEWYLANKEWVDNVKSGNYKSWITLNYQNR